GACGCTCGGATTGATCAGAGGTCAGGATACCTTCTTCGACTGCGTCATTGAGGTTTGTGCGTGTGATTTTCATCAATCGGAATTCCTGATGTCATTTCGTGTTGATCTATACCCTACCATGATACAGATTCATTGTCTGCGTGGCTTGTAGCGATTCATCCTGTCAACCTGTCAATACGCATTCGGGGAGACGGGGCCTCTGCCGGTGGGGTTGCTGATGGCTTTGAGGATAGCGGGATCAATATTCTTGTTCAGGAACTTCCCACTGCCGTCGACAAAAATGACGGTTGCCCCTTCCCCTGAAGGACTGCCAAAACGGTCAGGGCCGCCGTCAAGTCCCTGCGCAGGGTCGCGCAGGTTATTGGCCGATCCCCAGGCGGGAAAGTTTGCGTTGATTTCACCCAGGAGAATCGTACTTTGCATCAGGCCCGCCGCACTGATTGTGGCGATATTCGAAGACTTGTTGATTCCCAATACGCGTGAATTTGCCGTGTAGTGAGCCAGTGCATACCCTGCTGGATTTGTTGTTGGTTCGTGAATATCAGGATTGAGATACGGGGGTACGCTGGTTTGAAAAACAGGTTTGTTTTCAGGAGCGGTCCATGGCTTATCATAGTCAATCTGTTCTGCCAGTTCGCGTCGCTCTGTAAAAGGCAGAATGGCTGTCATCCAGCCATGTTGTGGATTTCCATTTAGATCGGTCGTGCCACCCAACGGCAAATTCGCTGCCGCACCCGAACTGTAATTGATGGTTGCGAGGAAAATCGGTCTGAGATGAGCGACTGCCCGATGTTTAGAGGCTACTCGATTTGATATCGTGATGAAAAAAATTGAGAATGTTGCAACGATAATACCACCCAGCAGCTTCACTTTGTTGGCAAGAATCCACGATTTCGTTGACACTTTGTCTTTGACCGCAGCTGGTTCATTCATTTCGAGTACCGTTTCATTGATGGATCCAAATAATTGATTTCGATGCCAAAAGAGTTTTCGACGAAAAAAGCAGCCCGCTATATTTTGTTATCTTTCAAGATATGTAGAGTATCACGCAATGTTTAATTATCGTAATAAAAAATAATTCTGGTCCAGAATTAAACAGGAATGCTCTGGTAAAGGTCGTGATGGGGACATGCAAAGTCTTCAGGTCTACTAACAAGACCGCGAAATGAGCGAACGCACCAGCAGAGAATGCCAGGCTGGGGAGTGAGCGAATCGATGAAGTAAGAAAAATGACCGGGCAAGAGAACTCACCCGGTCATTTCAAGGTCGCAAATCTGTTCGAATTACAGAGCTTGGGGATCGGCAGAGACGGCGTCTATCAGGACGTCGCCATCAATGATTTGGTAATTCCCTTTTTCGATACAATTGACGGGTCTGCCGCTCTCATCCAGCAGGAATCTGCTATTATCTTCCACTTCATAAAATCCGACTCGCAGGTCATACTCATGACGGACTTTTTTGTAACTGGTAATGTGGACTGTTTCACCTGCTCCTGTTACAGCAGTAAAGGCTTTCTCTTTCCGGACAATCATTCTAATCTCTCTTATCGGTAAATCTTTATTAGATGGGTTGATGTAAGTGTTTTGATAAAGTGCCTGCTGGCAAGACTTACGAAAATTATGTTGCCACTTCATTAGTAGCTTACTATCGACATGAACACCGGGTAAAATTAGTTCAATATGGGGGAAATCCCCCAGTCGCGGAGTCTAATCTTGGTACACTCAACGTAACCGGTAATCTCGTTGTGACTTGCGTAATATGAAGCAGGTGGAGGGAAAAGCTTTACTGCTAATGACTTGGCTTCGTCTTACCAGTGGGGGAAAATATTTTAGACTATTACGTAAATACCGTTGTAGATTTCCGGCATTCCTGGAGTCTCACCCCAGCAGAGTGCGACGTGAAATCAGTTTCGTTTTAACAGCCGAACGAAATCAGGTGTGTGAATGACACAGGTCGATTCCCATTCAGGCCAGATGCATGAGTTTCGCCTGCCCGCCCCCGGGACAGCGGTGCTGTCCTTAATCGGCTATTCGCTGGGAGTGGGACTGCTGGTAATTGTGCTGAGGAACCTGATGCAGATACGCCAGATTCCCATACTGACGGTACTGGCAAGTCTCTGCTGGCTGATGCTGGTTCTGTTTGTGATCGGATCCAACCTGTGGTTCGAAGGGGGCGTTCGTCAATATTTCATCAATCGACTTGGTGCATTTTCAAAAACTCATTTTGTGCGGATTGAACCAGGCTCTAAAAATGAGAACAGTCTCCAGGTCGGATATTCGCTCTTCGGGCAGGACTTTTATTATCTGCAAGTTGCAATAGGTTTGATCGAATCGATCGACTGGCGCACGGGACAGGCGACGGCGCTCAGCGGTTCTGATCAAAATGACTGGCATGTAGTGTTGTGGTATCATTCTCCTGCAGTCAAGTTGTCAGAGCCAATTCCTGGTTATCGGGATGATGGATTGTATTTGATCGGTCATGCGGGGCCGAAAGAATCCATCACAGAATTAGGAATGGCATTTGTCCGTTTTCTGCAGGAGTCAGGCGTGGAACTGGTTCCTGGTAAAGATGATTGTGAATACGTCACACCCGCGCGTCGTGCAGTCTTGCTCCAGGACGATGAGAGCGCGTGAAAAAGGTAGAGCTGCCTCTATCGCGTTCTGAGTCTCTGATTGACAGCCGGTTTCTGTCTGATACGATCAAGATAACTGAGTCATAAATCAGGATTCCAGGATTCAATGATAAGGAGATTCCAACGATGATCAGTACCGCCGAAATCAGCATGTATCCGCTCCAGGAAAACTATAAACCTTTGATCAAGGAATTCATTTCTAAACTGCAGAGTTATTCCGATCTGCGAGTGACACCAGGTTCGACGTCGACCTATGTTGTGGGTGACTACGATCGATTGATGGACTGCATGACCGAAATGATGCGCTGGAGTCATGAAGAACAAGGAAAAGGCGTGTTTGTGGTCAAGTTCCTGCCCGGCTATGATGCGAAGTAGTTTATTCTTAGGTGAGTCCTCATTCTTCATATGGGACCGTAAAGCTCAAGAGATTATCGATTTCATAAAGTAAACCGATTTAAGGATTCACTGAGAGAATGGAAGCTGTACCAGATGTTGTGAGGCATCTGATTCATTATTCGTGTCACCTGCTCGTTCCGTTTCTGATTGCGCGGCTGTTTTGGAAAGAACACTGGGTACAGGCGGGGCTGATTATGCTGGCGACAATGCTGATCGACGTCGATCACCTGCTGGCCGATCCGATTTTTGATCCCCACCGTTGCAGCCTGGGCTTTCATCCCCTGCATACCTGGTGGGCGGCCGCCGTGTATGCAGGCTTGTTGTTGATTCCCTCCTGGCGATGGCGGGCGGTCGCCGTCGGCTGCTTGTGGCATCTGGCAACCGACGGGATTGACTGTCTGCTCGGCGGGCATTGTCTGTTCTGCTGATTGGTCAGCTCTCGTTTGATTTGAGAAGTTCGTCAATATCAGACAGCTTCACACGAAAGACTTCGGTCTGAACTTTGCCTCGCGACAATGCGATGTAGAGATAACCATCGTGCTCGATGACATGCGGGTATTGCAGGCTGGCGATACCTGCACTGAATTTCTTTTTGAGAGTGGTAACTGCTTCGGGTAACTCTGCTGGTGAGGGAATCTCCAGTTTCGCCAGGCGGGTGAAGGTTTTGTTGTCGGGACTGACCGCCAGATAGAGTTCGCGGCGGTTAACGGCGGGATGTGCGTTGAGCACGAGCACTCGATAGCTGTGACTGGTCGCGAGTGAAAACAGCTTGCTGCTGGCGTTGGGAAAATTGGAGAGGACCGGGGGAGCCCAGGTACGTCCCTCATCGCTGGAAGTTGAGAAGAACAAGCGTTGTGAGCCACCGTTATCGCGGAAGAGTGCATACAGGCTGTTGTCGGGCAGGACCCAGAAAATCGGTTCATCGGGCCGGAAGCCTTTGACCTGTTTGACGCCGACCACGGGGAAGGACTGCCAGTCGTCGAGCGCTTTCACGCCGCCGATCAGCACGCTGACGTTGAACCGGGAATCGCGGCGGGTCAGAATCCAGTTATCCGACGGAAGTTTCTGTGGCGGGAAATTGTTGATCGCGTTGTCATACAGCTTTCCCTCGAAAACCCATTTGTCCTGTGCGGGTTCCCAGCGATAGGCGACCAGTTCCAGGTGCTTTTTGTCCGGCGGGCCGAAGGCACCGTGGCCCTGGTACTTTGCTGCCAGTGCCAGCAGTTTACCATCGCGAATCCAGAGCCCGCGGGCGATAAAGGCGTTGGGTTTTTCAGGTGTGCCAGTGACCGATTGGGCTTTGCTCCAGTGCAGGCCATCGGTGCTGGTGGCGTATTTGATTTCCTGTGTCGGTTCATCTTCAATCCGCGGACCGTCGCTCCAGATACACCAGAATTTGCCGTCGTGATAGATCAGGTAGTTATGCAGGTTGAGTCGCAAGTCGCGCAGGTCGACTTTGTCTGATTTCTTCGGATAAGGTCCGAGTGCCGCGGGGTTGACGATCGCATGCTGGCCTTTGAGGACAGGCAGTTTTGAATAATCGATGGCACTTGTATCGGTACCGGAACCAGGGAGATTGAGCACGGGAACCGGCGAGTTGGTTTTATCGGCGGCATAGGCGGGGGCGATTAACAACAGGAAGGTAAATGCAATTAAAAGTGTTCTCATGGGTTGGATTCCTTTATTGGG
This genomic interval from Gimesia alba contains the following:
- a CDS encoding DUF1559 family PulG-like putative transporter, whose protein sequence is MNEPAAVKDKVSTKSWILANKVKLLGGIIVATFSIFFITISNRVASKHRAVAHLRPIFLATINYSSGAAANLPLGGTTDLNGNPQHGWMTAILPFTERRELAEQIDYDKPWTAPENKPVFQTSVPPYLNPDIHEPTTNPAGYALAHYTANSRVLGINKSSNIATISAAGLMQSTILLGEINANFPAWGSANNLRDPAQGLDGGPDRFGSPSGEGATVIFVDGSGKFLNKNIDPAILKAISNPTGRGPVSPNAY
- a CDS encoding DUF6122 family protein, whose protein sequence is MEAVPDVVRHLIHYSCHLLVPFLIARLFWKEHWVQAGLIMLATMLIDVDHLLADPIFDPHRCSLGFHPLHTWWAAAVYAGLLLIPSWRWRAVAVGCLWHLATDGIDCLLGGHCLFC
- a CDS encoding exo-alpha-sialidase; translation: MRTLLIAFTFLLLIAPAYAADKTNSPVPVLNLPGSGTDTSAIDYSKLPVLKGQHAIVNPAALGPYPKKSDKVDLRDLRLNLHNYLIYHDGKFWCIWSDGPRIEDEPTQEIKYATSTDGLHWSKAQSVTGTPEKPNAFIARGLWIRDGKLLALAAKYQGHGAFGPPDKKHLELVAYRWEPAQDKWVFEGKLYDNAINNFPPQKLPSDNWILTRRDSRFNVSVLIGGVKALDDWQSFPVVGVKQVKGFRPDEPIFWVLPDNSLYALFRDNGGSQRLFFSTSSDEGRTWAPPVLSNFPNASSKLFSLATSHSYRVLVLNAHPAVNRRELYLAVSPDNKTFTRLAKLEIPSPAELPEAVTTLKKKFSAGIASLQYPHVIEHDGYLYIALSRGKVQTEVFRVKLSDIDELLKSNES
- a CDS encoding histidine kinase, with product MISTAEISMYPLQENYKPLIKEFISKLQSYSDLRVTPGSTSTYVVGDYDRLMDCMTEMMRWSHEEQGKGVFVVKFLPGYDAK